From a region of the Methylocystis hirsuta genome:
- the rpsT gene encoding 30S ribosomal protein S20, producing MANTSSAKKAVRKIARRTSVNRARRSRMRTFVRKVEEAIASGDASVAADALQNAVPIVMRAAQRGVIHKNTASRKVSRLTARVKALAAQA from the coding sequence ATGGCCAATACGAGTTCGGCCAAGAAAGCCGTTCGCAAGATCGCCCGCCGCACTTCGGTCAATCGGGCGCGTCGCAGCCGCATGCGCACTTTTGTGCGCAAGGTCGAGGAGGCGATCGCCTCGGGCGACGCCTCGGTGGCGGCGGACGCGCTGCAAAATGCCGTGCCGATCGTGATGCGCGCCGCGCAGCGCGGCGTCATTCACAAGAACACGGCCTCGCGAAAGGTTTCGCGGCTGACCGCGCGCGTGAAGGCGCTGGCCGCACAGGCGTAG
- a CDS encoding enoyl-CoA hydratase: protein MTYDTIAVETQGRVGLIRLNRPEALNALNARLIAELDDALAKFESDDGVGCVVLTGSEKAFAAGADIKEMRDKGFVDAFLDDFIGRWDVVARARKPIIAAVSGFALGGGCEIAMMCDFILAADTAVFGQPEIKLGVIPGAGGTQRLTRAVGKAKAMDLILTGRMMGAEEAERAGLVARIVPAADLLGEAIKTAATIASMSLPAVLMAKEAVNRAFESTLAEGIRHERGLFYSLFATGDQKEGMSAFVEKRKPAFANR, encoded by the coding sequence ATGACTTATGACACGATTGCAGTCGAGACGCAGGGCCGAGTCGGACTGATCCGTCTCAACCGGCCCGAAGCGCTCAACGCGTTGAACGCGCGGCTCATCGCCGAACTCGACGACGCGCTCGCGAAGTTTGAATCCGATGACGGCGTCGGCTGCGTCGTCCTCACCGGCTCCGAGAAGGCCTTCGCCGCTGGCGCGGACATCAAGGAGATGCGCGACAAGGGCTTCGTCGACGCCTTTCTCGACGATTTCATCGGCCGGTGGGACGTCGTGGCGCGGGCCCGCAAGCCCATCATCGCCGCCGTCTCTGGCTTCGCGCTGGGCGGCGGCTGCGAAATCGCGATGATGTGCGACTTCATTCTCGCGGCGGACACGGCGGTATTCGGCCAGCCGGAAATCAAGCTCGGCGTGATTCCCGGCGCCGGCGGCACGCAGCGGCTGACCCGCGCCGTCGGCAAGGCCAAGGCGATGGATCTCATACTGACGGGTCGGATGATGGGCGCCGAGGAGGCCGAGCGCGCCGGCCTCGTCGCGCGGATTGTCCCGGCCGCCGATCTTCTCGGCGAGGCGATCAAGACGGCGGCGACGATCGCGTCCATGTCGCTTCCCGCGGTTCTCATGGCCAAAGAGGCGGTCAATCGCGCTTTTGAATCGACGCTCGCCGAGGGAATCCGACATGAGCGAGGGCTTTTCTATTCACTTTTCGCCACGGGCGATCAAAAGGAAGGCATGAGCGCTTTCGTGGAAAAGCGGAAGCCGGCCTTCGCCAATCGATAG